Proteins encoded within one genomic window of Bacillus thuringiensis:
- a CDS encoding spore germination protein — MAKFLTRLKYRDNPKSCSIRDNTHFQEKNIEDSLLDADLSENIAHIQNIFRQAPDLVIRQFQITVGGLEAALVYLSGLTDKELIQNHVLSPLMNRDFDTNTELPIPLGQIKIINTLSQIENAIFGGDSVLLIHSRTTAHQLDTKGWPQRSVEDAHNEIALKGAHQAFIETGSQNIAMIRRYIPHRELAIKEIVIGVRSKTKISILYLKDVASEDVLKELETRIQNITIDAVTSNGELIEFIEDHPYSPFPQFILTERPDLAVSHILQGRFVTVMDHSPNVLITPTNFISFFQGVDDYGTRWLVASSIRLLRFVAFMVALFLPASYVAFISFNFEVIPVELYLSIAESRTRVPFSPVMEALLMEITLETMREGALRIPTPIGQTVGIVGGIVIGQAAVQAGIVSNIMIIVVAVTAISSFVIPNYDMGAAVRLLRFPMMLAAALFGIVGLVIGWMTLIGHLSSLKSLGTSYGTPLAPFRFADMKDVFVRFPLWTIRRRPKGNGTNQTIRQGKNRNKR, encoded by the coding sequence ATGGCTAAATTTTTGACACGTTTAAAATATAGAGACAACCCTAAGTCATGTTCAATACGAGACAATACTCATTTTCAGGAAAAAAATATTGAAGACTCCCTCTTAGACGCTGATTTATCCGAAAACATAGCTCATATTCAGAATATATTTCGTCAAGCGCCTGATTTAGTAATTCGGCAGTTTCAAATAACAGTAGGTGGATTAGAAGCAGCTTTAGTATATTTATCTGGATTAACAGATAAAGAATTGATTCAAAATCATGTTCTAAGCCCTTTGATGAATAGAGATTTTGATACCAATACAGAACTTCCAATTCCATTAGGACAAATTAAGATTATTAATACATTGAGTCAGATTGAAAATGCTATTTTTGGGGGGGATAGTGTTTTATTAATTCACAGTCGAACAACAGCACATCAATTGGATACAAAAGGATGGCCACAAAGAAGTGTTGAAGATGCACATAACGAAATAGCTCTAAAAGGTGCACATCAAGCATTCATAGAAACTGGAAGTCAAAATATCGCAATGATTCGAAGATATATTCCTCATCGTGAATTAGCGATAAAAGAAATAGTAATTGGTGTACGAAGCAAAACCAAAATTTCTATTTTATATTTGAAAGATGTAGCTTCTGAAGATGTGCTGAAGGAATTAGAAACACGAATTCAAAATATTACAATCGACGCAGTGACTAGTAATGGCGAACTTATAGAATTCATTGAAGATCACCCTTACTCGCCGTTTCCGCAATTTATATTAACTGAAAGACCTGATTTGGCTGTATCTCACATTTTACAGGGCAGATTTGTAACTGTAATGGATCATTCACCTAATGTATTAATTACTCCAACAAATTTTATTTCCTTTTTTCAAGGAGTGGATGATTATGGTACAAGGTGGTTAGTTGCTTCGTCTATTCGTTTGCTTCGTTTTGTCGCCTTTATGGTTGCTTTATTTCTGCCGGCGAGTTATGTTGCGTTTATTTCCTTTAATTTTGAAGTTATTCCTGTAGAGCTATATTTATCTATTGCTGAATCAAGAACGCGCGTACCCTTTTCTCCAGTTATGGAAGCATTACTTATGGAAATAACATTGGAAACGATGAGAGAAGGGGCTTTACGGATACCTACTCCGATTGGCCAAACAGTTGGAATTGTAGGTGGTATTGTCATTGGTCAGGCGGCTGTTCAGGCGGGAATTGTAAGCAATATTATGATTATTGTTGTCGCTGTTACCGCTATCTCTTCTTTTGTTATTCCTAACTATGATATGGGAGCGGCAGTAAGACTTTTACGTTTTCCAATGATGCTAGCAGCTGCCTTATTTGGAATTGTAGGACTTGTTATCGGGTGGATGACTTTAATTGGGCATCTAAGTAGTCTTAAATCGCTAGGTACTTCTTACGGAACACCATTAGCACCCTTTCGTTTTGCAGATATGAAAGATGTTTTTGTACGCTTTCCTTTATGGACAATAAGAAGGCGTCCTAAGGGGAATGGAACCAATCAAACTATTAGACAAGGAAAGAATCGTAATAAAAGGTGA